DNA from Nitrospirota bacterium:
AGGGCCGCTTACCATAACCACGACCAGTTTACCGGGTGGGGTTGTGGGCACAGCATACCCTGCAACGACCCTGACGGCAACAGGCGGCTTTGGTCCGAAGACCTGGTCTATAGTATTGGGCGGAGGTGGCATCGGGGTTCCAAGTGGCGGACTTCCTGGCGGCTTGACGCTGAGCGCAGCAGGAGTAATTACCGGAACACCGACAGCACCGGGGACCTTTAATTTCACGGTGCGGGTAACAGACAGCAGCGGCTCTGTAACAAAGTCCCTGAGTATTGTTGTGGCAGCGCCATAATTATGGTGAATGGATTACATGAAGCGATCCAGCTGACAAAAAGGAGTGATATTATGAAAATAAGAAGGGTCTTATCTATCATCGGGTTGCAATTTATTGGCCTCATCTTTTGCGCATTGTCCGAGGGTGTCGTCAATGTGCAATGCCCGGGAGACATAGATGGGGACGCGCAGTGGACAGGGGCTGAAGTGCAGCCACCGAACACGCAGTGCATTCACCTTGCTGCCGGCGATGGTTTCGTAACCATGGCTGACGGCCATCTCCAGTACACCTTTGGATTTTCCGAGGTGACCGGTGTGCTGCCGGAAGATGTCATGAGCACCGGGATGCTTGCGGCCGAATTTCCCGGCCCGACCATCAAGGTAAAGGAAGGATCCAATGTCTATCTGACCCTGACCAACGTGGGGATGATAAGGCGGCCGGATCTGTTCGATCCGCATTCGGTTCATTTTCACGGCTTTCCGAACGCTGCGCCGATCTTCGACGGCGAGCCGATGGCGTCTCTCGCCATCAACATGGGTTCCAGTCTGACCTATTACTACCAGGCGCCTGAGCCAGGCACCTATATGTATCACTGCCATGTAGAGGCGACGGAGCATATGCAGATGGGCATGCTCGCAAACTTGTGGGTTACCCCGCTGCAGGATGGTACAACGGTTGGCGGCTGCACCGCGCAGCAGTACGTGTTCAATGACGGCGATGGCTCGACCTGCTATGATCTGGATTTTCCCATACAGCTCAGCGGCTTTGACTCTATTTTTCATGACCTGCATATTGCAGTCCAGCCGCTCCCCTTTGCCATGATGAAGGACAACTATCCGATGATCAATGGGCGCGGGTATCCTGACACCATCAACCCCAATCCTCTGTCGGCACCAGCAGAGAACGGCGGCATTCAATCACAGCTTATGAGCTCGCTGATCACGGCGACAGCCGGGCAGAAAATCCTGCTCCGCGTTTCCAGCCTTGGCACCGTGGATTTTTACACCTTGTCCGTCCTTGGCATACCCATGAGGGTGGTCGGCAGAGACGCGAGAATACTGAGGAGTTCCTCGGGCCAGAACCTTTCGTACATTACCAACTCTGTCACCCTGGGCGGCGGCGAGTCTTATGACATCATTCTTGACACGGCCGGTATTGCACCCGGCACCTATTTCCTGTACGCGAAAGACCTGAACAACCTGAGCAACAACACGGAAGATTTCGGCGGCATGATGACTGAAATCGTTATCCTGTGAGCTCTTGATAAAGCGAAGGAGGAGTTTAATGGAAAACACATCTAAGAGAAAAACGATAGGGATATGGTTATTGTCCGCAGTGGTTGTCCTGTTTGCAGCATTCCCAGCGCACGGAGCCATAGACGGCATCACCGGTACGACATTCAATCTGACGGCAAGACCGGGATATATCTCGACCGCCGAGGGAGGCAGTTACCTGATGTGGGGATACGCCAACGGAATTGGATCAGGCGCGATGCAGTACCCAGGTCCCACCCTGATCGTTAATCAGGGAGATGTGGTCACGGTCAATCTCAGCAATCAATTGACGATGCCGGTATCGATCGTCTTCCCCGGCCAGTCTGCTGTTACGGCAACCGGAGGGACGCCGGGACTTCTGACCCGCGAGGCTGCTCCAGGCGGAACTGACACGGTGAGCTATACCTTCACGGCTGCTCAGCCAGGGACCTACACCTATTACAGCGGGACGCGGCCAGAGTTGCAGATCGAGATGGGGCTTGTGGGAGCCTTGATCGTGCGGCCGACCACTAATCCGGCAACGCAGGCCTACAATCACCCCGATTCTCAGTTCGATCATGAATATCTCTTTCTGCTGAGTGAAATTGATCCTATCATCCACGACCAGGTCTCTGCCGGCAATATGGCGTTGGTGGATAACACTACCTATTTCCCGGTCTACTGGATGATCAACGGCCGGACCGGACCTGACACCATGACGCCGGCCAATAATCCCCTGCTGCCGAACCAGCCCTATAACAGCATGCCAATGATGCACCCCGGTGAAAAGATCCTTCTCAGGATGATCGGCGGCGGCAGGGACATGCATCCGTTCCACACCCACGGCAATCACCACAAGGTTATTGCCCGCGACGGCAGACTGCTTTCGAGCGGCGTGGGAGCCGATCTTGCAGAGATGGCCTTTACGACCACGGTTGTGCCGGGCTCGACTGCTGATGCTATCTTCGGCTGGACGGGCGACAGGCTCGGCTGGGACATGTACGGGCACACGGCGGGAGATCCTCTGCAGCCGAACGAGTATGCACCTGACCACGGGAAACCCTTTCCGGTAACATTGCCGACCCAGCTGGAGGTCACCAATGGACAGTTCTTCAGCGGCAGTCCGTTCCTCGGGACTATGGGCTATATACCTCCGGGCGAGGGAGGCTTCAACCCCAATAGCGGCTTCTTATACATGTGGCATTCTCACAATGAGAAGGAGATTGTTAACAACGATATTTTTCCAGGCGGGCTGATGACCATGATGATTATTGAAGCTCCCGGCGTAGTGCTTGACAACCCATAGGAGAAGGAGATGGAAATGAAAATATGCAGAGGAAAATCAATAGTGCAGGGCGTCTTTCTGATGCTGATCTGCATTCTTGGGTTAAGCAGCGCCTCCTGGGGTGCGGAGTTCTGGCTCAGGGCCGAAACGCTTACGAAGACCATGCCGGACACAAGCGTGGTCACCATGTGGGGCTTTGCTCAGTGCACTGACGGCACGTATGCGAGCTGTACTCCGGCAACGGTGCCCGGGCCGCGCTTGACAGTGCCAGTCGGTGACACGACTCTGACTATCAACTTGCGCAACAATCTTACCGGCCCCTTTGTCGAGCCGGTATCGCTCGTGATTCCCGGACAGACGATCGTTCCTGCACCAGTGAGGAATCCGGATGGCAGGGTCAGATCATTTACAACCGAAACGCCTCCGGACAACGCCACAACAGTAACCTACACATGGACCAGCATGAAAACCGGGACCTATCTCTACCAGAGCGGCAGCCATCCGGCTGTACAGGTCCAGATGGGACTGTACGGCGCTGTCACCCGTAACGCAGCTGCAGGGCAGGCCTATGGTCCATCGACCGCGTACGCTGCAGAAGCGATCCTGTTGTTCAGCGAGATCGACCCTGTGCTCCATGGGCATGTTGCGGCCGGCACTTATGGGCAACTGCCGCCAACCGGCATTACCAGCACTATGAACTATGAACCCAAGTATTTTCTGATCAACGGCGAACCATTCACCCCTGCTGCCCCTCGTATCTCCGCTGGAATAGTCGGCCAGAACCTGCTGCTTCGTTTTCTGAGTGCAGGGCTCAAGCACCGTGTGCCGACCATCTACGGCTTGAATATTTCCCTGGTGGCTGAGGATGGTAACCCTTATCCCTATCCGAAAGAACAGTATTCGCTGCTGCTCTCTCCAGGCAAGACCCTGGACGCACTGGTGACGGCAACTCCGCAGGGGGAATTCCCCGTGTACGACCGCAGGCTGGGATTAACAAACAATGCAGCTCCGTACGGAGGCATGCTTACCTACTTGAGTAACCTGCCGCTTACCATAACCACGACCAGTTTACCGGGTGGGGTTGTGGGCACAGCATATCCTGCAACGACCCTGACGGCAACAGGCGGCTCTGGTCCGAAGACCTGGTCTGTATCGGCTGGAGCGCTTCCTGGCGGCTTGACGCTGAGCGCAGCAGGAGTAATTACCGGTACGCCGACAGCACCGGGGACATTCAATTTCACGGTGCAGGTAACAGACAGTAGCGGCACAGCAACAAAGCCTCTGAGTATTATTGTGACAGTAGGGCCGCTTACCATAACCACGACCAGTTTACCGGGTGGGGTTGTGGGCACAGCATACCCTGCAACGACCCTGACGGCAACAGGCGGCTTTGGTCCGAAGACCTGGTCTATAGTATTGGGCGGAGGTGGCATCGGGGTTCCCATAACGTGAATATGTCTATCATGGGTCCCAACATGAACCATGAATCGTGCGGATGATGCAGGGCATGACGGGACAACAAGAGAAGATTCCTGCAGAGAAGAAGGGCCGCCATATGAGTTATCTCATATGGTGGCTTCTTCTGTCCCTTCTTCTGATGTGCAGCGGAAATAGTTCGGCGGCTGATGATGTTCGGTCCGCAATGGAAATGCAGTGGGGTGTAAAGGTCATGCCGATACACCTGTCAGCGGAAGGATATATGCTCGACTTCCGCTACCGGGTGCTTGATCCGGAAAAAGCTGCGCCCCTCTTCGACCGGAAGATCAAGCCTTACCTGGTAGACGAAGCCACTGGCGCGGTATTGGGTGTACCGGAACCGCCAAAAGTGGGGGCGCTCCGAAATACACGGAAGCCCCTGCCGGACCGCAACTACTTTATCCTGTTTGCCAACCCGGGACGGTACGTGCAGAAGGGCAAGAAAGTTACTGTAGTGATCGGTGATTTCAAGGTCGAACACCTCGTCGTGGAATGAACTTCGGATATGGCTCAATAAAGGCCAAAGATAATAAGAGAGCGACTTCTAACGCAGGAATGTAGTGGTTTTCTTGTCGCAATAAATACTGTTTCATTGCCCTGCAGATAATATTGATACTCTCTATAAGCAGCCGGGCAGCTCCAGGCGAGAGAGAATGCTATCTGATCTTTGCCCCTTCCTCAACGTCCTTTTCCGGTATGAGGATGATCGGCACGCCGTCAGCGCCTGTTGCGGCAAGGAGCATGCCCTGTGATTCAACGCCCATCAGTTTTGCAGGCTGGAGGTTCGTGACCACGACGATCTTCCTGTTGATAAGGTCTTCAGGAGCATAGGCCTTCCCGATGCCTGCCACGATCTGCCGCATGCCTCCGGTGTCCACCTGAAGACAGAGGAGCTTATCTGATTTTTTCACTCTTTCGGCGCTTATCACTTTGCCGATCCTGAGCTCTACCCTGGCTACATCCTGTATGGAGATGAGGTTTGTCTCTTCTTTTTTTTCTTCGAGAGGCTTTGTTTCTTCTGTCATCTTTTTATCCTTTTCTATTCTCGGGAAGAGCTGCTCCCCTTTTGCTGTTTTTATGGCATAGTCCGGCATCCATTCCACATCGCAGATACGCGGCAGCTCTGCTTCTTCTGTTATGCTTTGGCCTGTTTCTCCGGTCAGCGACTTCAGGCCCAATTGCTGCCATATCTTCTCTGCAGTTGGCGGCATGAAGGGGTAGATCGAGAGGGCGATCAGCCTGAGCGCATTCCAGAGATCGAACATGACCTCCTTCAGTCTGGGCAGGTCTGACTTTGCCAGTTTCCACGGTTCAGTCTGGGCTATGTGGTTGTTGGCAGCCCTCACCAGATCCCAGATATGATCGAGGATACCGTTGAACTGGCAGCGGGACCAGATATCATTATCATGTGCGCTGTTAAAGGCATTAAGGCACTGCAGTCCGAAATTGCTGCTGCCAAAGGGTTGCGGCTTCTCGATCGCTCCGTCGAAATACTTCTCTGCCATGGTGATGAACCTGCTCAGAAGATTGCCGAGATCGTTTGCCAGATCGGTATTGATGCGGTTCACCAGGGCCTGTTCGGAAAAGTCACCGTCAAGGCCGAAGGGCACTTCCCTGAAGAGAAAATATCTGAAGGCGTCCGCGCTGTATCGGTCAGCCATGGCATGGGGGTCAACGACATTGCCGATTGATTTGGACATCTTCTTCCCCTCTATCGTCCACCAGCCATGTGCGAAGATATTGCCCGGCAGAGGAAGGTCGAGCGCCATAAGCATGGTTGACCAGTACACAGCATGGGTTGTAAGGATGTCTTTGCCGACCAGATGGTGCTCTGCAGGCCACCAAAAATCGCCTGCCTTTGCTTTTTCTGCCCCTGGCGCAAGATAACGCGTTGCAGAAAAATAGTTCACCAGGGCATCGAACCAGACATACGTGACGAACCGATCATCAAAGGGCAGCGGAATTCCCCAGGAGAGGCGTTGTTTCGGTCTTGATATGCAGAGGTCCCCGAGGGTGTTGTTTTTGAGGAAACCTAACACTTCATTCCGCCTTGTCTCCGGAAGGATATAGGCAGGATGTGCCTCGATATAGGCCACAAGCCGGTCATGGTACTTTGACATGAGAAAGAAGTAGTTCTCTTCCTGGATCTGCTCAACAGGTCTGCCGCAGTCAGGACAGTTTCCGCTTGCCAGATCCTTTTCTGTCCAGAACCGCTCATCAGGAGTGCAGTACCATCCGGAATACGAACGCTTCTCAATCTCTCCCCTGTCCCAGAGCATCTGGAGAAGACCCTGTACGGTCCTGACATGGTTCGTATCGGTTGTTCTGATAAAGGAGTCATTCGTGATATTCAGCTTCTTCCATATGGCCTTAAAGTTGTCGACAAGGAGGTCAGCATGTTCTTTGGGAGACCGGCCCTTGTCTGCAGCAGCCTTTTCAACCTTCTGTCCGTGTTCGTCGGTGCCGGTGAGGAAGAAGACCTCATAACCGTTCAGTCTGTGGTAGCGCGCAAGAATATCAGCCGCAATGGTGGTGTATGCATGGCCGATATGGGGGATATCGTTCACATAATAGATCGGCGTTGTTACGTAAAATCTTTTGCTCACGTGCTTAGGTGCCTGCTTCCGGCTTTGGGGGTCTCTTTTTGTTGCGCCTTCTCCGCCTTTTCTTCGGCGCAGTTCCGGGTTGCTGCTCGCTCCTCTGTCCTGAGGAAGGAGCTGCTGCCTTTTCCGCAGAATCCCCGGCAGGGCGTTCGTTCTCACTGCTGGCAGGCTGGATCTCTTCGGTCGCTTCTGCAGGCTCTTCGACGGGTTCTCTTTTCCTGCGGCCCCGCTCTTCAGGAGTCAACGGCGGCATGCCTTCGTGGTATTCATATCCCAGGCAGCACATAAGTCTGCCGCAGGCCCCTGAAAGTTTTCCGGTGTTAAGGGTAAGATCCTGCTGCTTTGCCATTTTTATCGAGATCGGCTCAAAATTGGAAAGGAAGGCCTTGCAGCAGAGTTCCTGGCCGCAGAGGCCAAAACCTCCGACCAGTTTTGCCTTATCCCGTACGCCGATCTGACGCATCTCAATGCGCGTCTTGAATCTTGCTGCAAGGTCTTTGACAAGCTCCCTGAAATCTATCCTTCCGTCCGCAGTGAAGTAAAAAACGATCCGCTTTCTGTCAAGTGTCGCTTCAGCCCGAACCAGCTTCATGGGCAACCCCCGTGCCATGACCCGTTCATAGCAGAAGCTTTTCGCCTCCTGTTCGAACTTCTCGTTGTCGGTCTTCTGTTTGAAGTCCTCATCTGATGCCACGCGGAGAACTTTCTTCAGATCCTTCTGAGGGCTCTCAAGGGGGTGGGGAGGCTCAACAACTGAGCCGATGCTCAGGCCGAACTCCGAATCAATAACGACCTTGTCTCCTTTCCGGAGATCGAGATCGTTCGCGTCGAAGTCGTAGATCTTTCCACAGCTCTTAAATCGTATTCCGACAATGTCAGGCATACTATGAATACAGTTCCTTTCTCAGCAGGCATGCGGTGTAGTTCCATGTGAGCGATTTGTTCAGATTGAACAGCAGCATGGTCTTTATGAAGCTCAGTTCCTTATACAGGTCTATTATACCCTGTACATCAAGAGATTTTCCTGTCTTCCCGAGGGTATCGGCAAGGTCTGCGTTTATAACATGCGCAGTGTTCCCGGTTATTCTGTTTACGGCAAGATCGCGGATGAATATCAGGGCAAGGTCAAACCATTTATCCATCTCTTCCCGCGATGCCCAGTTGTCCTTTTCTGCCCGGGTCATTGCCTTGAGCAGGTCCATGAACCAATCCCGGTCCTCTTTGACATCTGACGAAAGGGCAACTCCGGGTCTTCCGAGGGAAAGTCTCAATGCCAGGTCAGCATCGTCGTCGCCCATCTTCTTTTTCAGGATCTCTCTGGACGAAATCAGAGAATGCGTATGGAACAGGATTTTCGAACAACGAGAACGTATGGTCGCCGGGAGACGATCGGGCCGAGATGTGATCAGGATGATAAGGCTGTCTTCAGGAGGCTCTTCCAGGGTCTTAAGAAAGGCATTTGCAGCAGACGAGTTCATGCTGTCGGCATCATCGACAATGACGATCTTCTTTTTCCCTTCAAAGGGCCTGAAAGACAGGGCCTCTTCAATAGCCCGTATCTCCTCTATTTTAATGATGCGTTCTTCCGGTGCGATCGCAATGACATCAGGGTGGGTGCCCGCATTGATCTTGCAGCAGGAGTCGCAGACCTCGCAGGCATCAAAATCAGTGATGGGTGATGGGTGATGGGTGATGAGTGATAAGTCTTTGTCCTTTAACCCATTACCCATAACGCATAACTCATTACGGTCTTTCAGGCAATTGACGGCCTTTGCAAAATTCAGCGCTGTTGTTTTTTTCCCGATGCCGGATTCTCCGCAGAAGAGATACGCGCCGGCAAGCCGGTCTCTCTTTAAGATGCCCTGAAGCATGCTGACGGCTTTGTCCTGCCCTATGATATCTTTCAATGCCATATGATTTTCCGTGCCTGTCTGATTCCATAAATCTCCCCTAATCCCTCTATGCTAAAGAGGGGAGTAATTCCTCCCTTTGGCAAAGGGAGGATAGGAGGGATTTTACCATTATAGTTTGTCATTAATACGAGACTGCTAATAAATCATGCGCTACAAAAATGCCGCAACAACAGCTTTTATTTTTTGATGCACAGTCTCTAAGCCCTCACTACAGTCAATGATCCGTATCCTGTCTGGCTGCCCTGCCGCTATTTCAAGAAAACCGGCGCGCACTTTTTTATGGAAGGCGACATCCTCGAGTTCGAGTCTGTCGCGCTTGTTGATATCCCTGTTTCTCTGCAGGCCTGTCTCGACATCAATATCAAGCAGAAGGGTCAGGTCAGGTCTCATGCCTTTTGTTGCGATAGCATCAAGTGTGTCTATCATCGTGCGGTCTATGCCTCTTCCATATCCCTGGTACGCGAGTGTGGAGTCGCTGAACCGGTCGGTAACAACGATCTCACCCCGCTCCAGCGCAGGAGCAATGACCTCTCTGATATGCTGCACCCGGGCTGCATTATAGAGAAGAAGTTCGGTCACAGAGTCCATCTCTTTGCTCTCCAAAGAAAGCAGAAGCTCACGGATCTTCAGACTTATGGCAGTGCCGCCGGGTTCAGCCGTTCGCACAACGATCCGTCCGCGCTGCTGCAGATGTTCTGTCAGCAGCCGTGCCTGCGTAGATTTGCCCGTGCCCTCAATGCCTTCGAACGAGATGAAAAGACCCTTCATGCCAGGTCTTCTTTCAATCTCAAGAGCAGCTGGAATATCTTTACTGCCTCCTCTATGGTCCTTGATCCTGTTCCGCAGGAAGGCGTAATGAGCATATGGGAACGGATAAGCTCCTGGGGAATATGCCGTGAAAGGGTGCGCAGGCCTGCCTGAAAT
Protein-coding regions in this window:
- a CDS encoding putative Ig domain-containing protein: GPLTITTTSLPGGVVGTAYPATTLTATGGFGPKTWSIVLGGGGIGVPSGGLPGGLTLSAAGVITGTPTAPGTFNFTVRVTDSSGSVTKSLSIVVAAP
- a CDS encoding multicopper oxidase domain-containing protein, which translates into the protein MKIRRVLSIIGLQFIGLIFCALSEGVVNVQCPGDIDGDAQWTGAEVQPPNTQCIHLAAGDGFVTMADGHLQYTFGFSEVTGVLPEDVMSTGMLAAEFPGPTIKVKEGSNVYLTLTNVGMIRRPDLFDPHSVHFHGFPNAAPIFDGEPMASLAINMGSSLTYYYQAPEPGTYMYHCHVEATEHMQMGMLANLWVTPLQDGTTVGGCTAQQYVFNDGDGSTCYDLDFPIQLSGFDSIFHDLHIAVQPLPFAMMKDNYPMINGRGYPDTINPNPLSAPAENGGIQSQLMSSLITATAGQKILLRVSSLGTVDFYTLSVLGIPMRVVGRDARILRSSSGQNLSYITNSVTLGGGESYDIILDTAGIAPGTYFLYAKDLNNLSNNTEDFGGMMTEIVIL
- a CDS encoding multicopper oxidase family protein, which translates into the protein MENTSKRKTIGIWLLSAVVVLFAAFPAHGAIDGITGTTFNLTARPGYISTAEGGSYLMWGYANGIGSGAMQYPGPTLIVNQGDVVTVNLSNQLTMPVSIVFPGQSAVTATGGTPGLLTREAAPGGTDTVSYTFTAAQPGTYTYYSGTRPELQIEMGLVGALIVRPTTNPATQAYNHPDSQFDHEYLFLLSEIDPIIHDQVSAGNMALVDNTTYFPVYWMINGRTGPDTMTPANNPLLPNQPYNSMPMMHPGEKILLRMIGGGRDMHPFHTHGNHHKVIARDGRLLSSGVGADLAEMAFTTTVVPGSTADAIFGWTGDRLGWDMYGHTAGDPLQPNEYAPDHGKPFPVTLPTQLEVTNGQFFSGSPFLGTMGYIPPGEGGFNPNSGFLYMWHSHNEKEIVNNDIFPGGLMTMMIIEAPGVVLDNP
- a CDS encoding putative Ig domain-containing protein; its protein translation is MKICRGKSIVQGVFLMLICILGLSSASWGAEFWLRAETLTKTMPDTSVVTMWGFAQCTDGTYASCTPATVPGPRLTVPVGDTTLTINLRNNLTGPFVEPVSLVIPGQTIVPAPVRNPDGRVRSFTTETPPDNATTVTYTWTSMKTGTYLYQSGSHPAVQVQMGLYGAVTRNAAAGQAYGPSTAYAAEAILLFSEIDPVLHGHVAAGTYGQLPPTGITSTMNYEPKYFLINGEPFTPAAPRISAGIVGQNLLLRFLSAGLKHRVPTIYGLNISLVAEDGNPYPYPKEQYSLLLSPGKTLDALVTATPQGEFPVYDRRLGLTNNAAPYGGMLTYLSNLPLTITTTSLPGGVVGTAYPATTLTATGGSGPKTWSVSAGALPGGLTLSAAGVITGTPTAPGTFNFTVQVTDSSGTATKPLSIIVTVGPLTITTTSLPGGVVGTAYPATTLTATGGFGPKTWSIVLGGGGIGVPIT
- the metG gene encoding methionine--tRNA ligase produces the protein MSKRFYVTTPIYYVNDIPHIGHAYTTIAADILARYHRLNGYEVFFLTGTDEHGQKVEKAAADKGRSPKEHADLLVDNFKAIWKKLNITNDSFIRTTDTNHVRTVQGLLQMLWDRGEIEKRSYSGWYCTPDERFWTEKDLASGNCPDCGRPVEQIQEENYFFLMSKYHDRLVAYIEAHPAYILPETRRNEVLGFLKNNTLGDLCISRPKQRLSWGIPLPFDDRFVTYVWFDALVNYFSATRYLAPGAEKAKAGDFWWPAEHHLVGKDILTTHAVYWSTMLMALDLPLPGNIFAHGWWTIEGKKMSKSIGNVVDPHAMADRYSADAFRYFLFREVPFGLDGDFSEQALVNRINTDLANDLGNLLSRFITMAEKYFDGAIEKPQPFGSSNFGLQCLNAFNSAHDNDIWSRCQFNGILDHIWDLVRAANNHIAQTEPWKLAKSDLPRLKEVMFDLWNALRLIALSIYPFMPPTAEKIWQQLGLKSLTGETGQSITEEAELPRICDVEWMPDYAIKTAKGEQLFPRIEKDKKMTEETKPLEEKKEETNLISIQDVARVELRIGKVISAERVKKSDKLLCLQVDTGGMRQIVAGIGKAYAPEDLINRKIVVVTNLQPAKLMGVESQGMLLAATGADGVPIILIPEKDVEEGAKIR
- a CDS encoding stage 0 sporulation family protein, translating into MPDIVGIRFKSCGKIYDFDANDLDLRKGDKVVIDSEFGLSIGSVVEPPHPLESPQKDLKKVLRVASDEDFKQKTDNEKFEQEAKSFCYERVMARGLPMKLVRAEATLDRKRIVFYFTADGRIDFRELVKDLAARFKTRIEMRQIGVRDKAKLVGGFGLCGQELCCKAFLSNFEPISIKMAKQQDLTLNTGKLSGACGRLMCCLGYEYHEGMPPLTPEERGRRKREPVEEPAEATEEIQPASSENERPAGDSAEKAAAPSSGQRSEQQPGTAPKKRRRRRNKKRPPKPEAGT
- a CDS encoding DNA polymerase III subunit delta', with translation MALKDIIGQDKAVSMLQGILKRDRLAGAYLFCGESGIGKKTTALNFAKAVNCLKDRNELCVMGNGLKDKDLSLITHHPSPITDFDACEVCDSCCKINAGTHPDVIAIAPEERIIKIEEIRAIEEALSFRPFEGKKKIVIVDDADSMNSSAANAFLKTLEEPPEDSLIILITSRPDRLPATIRSRCSKILFHTHSLISSREILKKKMGDDDADLALRLSLGRPGVALSSDVKEDRDWFMDLLKAMTRAEKDNWASREEMDKWFDLALIFIRDLAVNRITGNTAHVINADLADTLGKTGKSLDVQGIIDLYKELSFIKTMLLFNLNKSLTWNYTACLLRKELYS
- a CDS encoding dTMP kinase, giving the protein MKGLFISFEGIEGTGKSTQARLLTEHLQQRGRIVVRTAEPGGTAISLKIRELLLSLESKEMDSVTELLLYNAARVQHIREVIAPALERGEIVVTDRFSDSTLAYQGYGRGIDRTMIDTLDAIATKGMRPDLTLLLDIDVETGLQRNRDINKRDRLELEDVAFHKKVRAGFLEIAAGQPDRIRIIDCSEGLETVHQKIKAVVAAFL